A region of Saimiri boliviensis isolate mSaiBol1 chromosome 10, mSaiBol1.pri, whole genome shotgun sequence DNA encodes the following proteins:
- the LSM5 gene encoding U6 snRNA-associated Sm-like protein LSm5 isoform X1 produces MAANATTNPSQLLPLELVDKCIGSRIHIVMKSDKEIVGTLLGFDDFVNMVLEDVTEFEITPEGRRITKLDQILLNGNNITMLVPGGEGPEV; encoded by the exons ATGGCGGCTAATGCTACTACGAACCCGTCGCAGCTGCTGCCGTTAG agcTTGTGGACAAATGTATTGGATCAAGAATTCACATTGTTATGAAGAGTGATAAGGAAATTGTTGGTACCCTTCTAGGATTTGATGACTTTGTCA ATATGGTACTGGAAGATGTCACTGAGTT tGAAATTACACCAGAAGGAAGAAGGATTACTAAATTAGATCAGATTTTgctaaatggaaataatataacAATG CTGGTTCCTGGAGGAGAAGGACCTGAAGTATGA
- the LSM5 gene encoding U6 snRNA-associated Sm-like protein LSm5 isoform X2 encodes MAANATTNPSQLLPLELVDKCIGSRIHIVMKSDKEIVDMVLEDVTEFEITPEGRRITKLDQILLNGNNITMLVPGGEGPEV; translated from the exons ATGGCGGCTAATGCTACTACGAACCCGTCGCAGCTGCTGCCGTTAG agcTTGTGGACAAATGTATTGGATCAAGAATTCACATTGTTATGAAGAGTGATAAGGAAATTGTTG ATATGGTACTGGAAGATGTCACTGAGTT tGAAATTACACCAGAAGGAAGAAGGATTACTAAATTAGATCAGATTTTgctaaatggaaataatataacAATG CTGGTTCCTGGAGGAGAAGGACCTGAAGTATGA